The DNA window TTGGTCACGACGTCCTCGACGAAGGCGCGGCGCATGTCGGCCACCGTCTCGGCGACGCTTTCGTCCTTCATCAGGTCGACCCGCTGGTCGAAGATCACCTTGCGCTGGTCATTCTGGACGTTGTCGAACTTCAACAGATTCTTGCGGATGTCGAAGTTGCGGGCCTCGACCTTCTGCTGTGCCTTCTCCAGCGCCTTGTTGATCCAGGGGTGGATGATGGCCTCGCCCTCTTTCAGGCCGAGCCGCGTCAGCATGCTGTCGAGCCGGTCGGACCCGAAGATCCGCATCAGGTCGTCTTCCAGCGACAGGAAGAATTTCGAGCGCCCGGGATCGCCCTGGCGGCCGGAGCGGCCGCGCAGCTGATTGTCGATGCGGCGGGATTCGTGGCGTTCGGAGCCGATGATGTAGAGGCCGCCTGGTTTTGTCACCGTCTTGGCCGGTTTGCTGCCCTTGGCCGGCTCGACCTCGACGACCTCTTCCGCCTTCAGCACGATGTCGCGGAAACGTTCGACGTCGGCCTTGATGCGCTCGATCTTGGCGGCCTTCTCGGCCTCATCGGTAATCCCTGCGGTCTCGTGCATGATCCGCATTTCCAGCGAACCGCCGAGCTTGATGTCGGTACCGCGGCCAGCCATGTTGGTCGCGATCGTGATCGCGCCGGGCACGCCGGCTTCGGCGACGATGTAGGCTTCCTGCTCGTGGAAGCGCGCGTTCAGCACCGCGAACAGTTTTGCGGGCTTGCCGGCGCGGGCAGCGGCGTAGAGCTTTTCCATCGCGTTTTCGTTGCCGAAATCGATCTGCTTATAGCCGTGCTTTTTCAGGTATTCGGCCAGCACCTCGGACTTTTCGATCGAGGCGGTGCCGACCAGCACCGGCTGCAGCCGCACATTGGCGCGCTCGACTTCGGCAAGGATCGCGCCGTATTTCTCGGTCTGGGTACGATAGACCTCGTCGTCTTCATCGAGGCGGGCCACCGGCACGTTGGTCGGAATTTCCACGACCTCGAGCTTGTAGATGTCGAACAATTCGTCGGCTTCGGTCAACGCCGTGCCGGTCATGCCGGACAGCTTCTCGTACATCCGGAAATAGTTCTGGAAGGTAATCGAGGCCAGCGTCTGGTTTTCCGGCTGAACCTGCACGTGCTCCTTCGCTTCCAGCGCCTGGTGCAGGCCTTCGGAATAGCGGCGGCCCTGCATCATGCGCCCGGTGAACTCGTCGATGATGATGACCTCATCGTCGCGGACGATGTAGTCCTTGTCGCGCTGGAACAGCGAGTGCGCGCGCAGCGCCTGATTGATGTGATGAACGACCGAGACGTTCTCGACGTCGTACAGCGAATCGCCCTTGAGCTGGCCGGCGTCGCGCAGCAGAGTCTCGATCTTCTCCATGCCGGCTTCGGTCAGCGTCACCGTGCGCTGTTTCTCGTCGACTTCGTAATCGCTCTTGTCGAGCTTCGGGAAGAAGGTGTCGATGGTGTTGTAGAATTCCGAACGGTCGTCGAGCGGACCGGAGATGATCAGCGGCGTGCGCGCCTCGTCGATCAGGATCGAATCGACCTCGTCGACGATGGCGTAGAAGTGGCCGCGCTGGACCATGTCCTCGAGCCGGTACTTCATGTTGTCGCGCAGGTAGTCGAAGCCGTATTCGTTGTTGGTGCCGTACGTGATGTCGCGCGCATAGGACTGCTTGCGTTCGGCGTCGTCGAGGCCGTGCACAATCACGCCGACGGTGAGGCCGAGGAAATTGTAGATCTGGCCCATCCATTCGGAGTCGCGACGGGCAAGGTAGTCGTTGACGGTGACGACGTGGACGCCCTTGCCGGCCAGGGCGTTGAGGTAGACCGCAAGGGTCGCGACCAGCGTCTTGCCTTCGCCGGTCTTCATCTCGGCGATGTCGCCTTCGTGCAGCACCATGCCGCCGATCAGCTGGACGTCGAAATGGCGCTGGCCGAGGGTGCGCTTGGCCGCCTCGCGCACGGTGGCGAAAGCCGGAACCAGGATGTCGTCCAGGGTCTTGCCGCCCGCGAGCTGGGCACGGAATTCGGCGGTGCGGGCCTTCAGCGCCTCGTCCGACAGCGCTGCGACCTCCGGCTCAAGGGCGTTGATGGCGTCGACGCGGGACTGGTATCCCTTGACCCGCCGGTCATTGGCGGAGCCGAAAAACTTGCGTGCGAGCGCGCCGATCATGCCGAATTCCTGTTTTTGCGGGTCGGCGTTGCCGCCGTGAAACGGTCCACCCAGTTGCCTATCAACTCATCGTGACGCACCGCGGCACCGGCCCCGATCGGGGAGCATCCGCCAAATGAGTGGGGATTTAGCAATCCGGGGTTCAACCGCCAAAAACGCCGCCAAATAAGCGCTATCGCCATTGCCCCGGCTGGGCAGAGATATGGCTGGGCCGAAGGCTTGTCAACGGCGCGAAGCTGTCAAGGATTTCATCATTTTGACAGACTTTTCGCGTTGCCAAGGCCACATGATTGGGCGAGTGTCCCGCCGCTCCAAACAGCGCCAAATGCCCTGAACCAATTCGCGGCTTTGAAGATAAGGATTTTCCATGACCTCCTCGTCATCCGAAACGAAATTCGGCGTGCGCCTCGGCCTCGCCTCTGCCGCCGTTACCGGTGCGCTCGCCGTGGTCCTGCTCGCCGGCCTGCCGGTACGCGCGGACGACGCCAATCCGGTGCTCGCCAAGGTTAACGGCTCCGAGATCCGCCAAAGCGACGTCGCCCTGGCCGAGGAGGAACTCGGACCGAGCCTCGCGCAGATGGACCCAGCGACCAAGAAGGACAACGTGCTGTCTTTCCTGATCGACATGAAGATCGTCTCCAAGGCCGCCGAGGACAAGAAGGTCGAAAACAACGAGGATTTCAAAAAGCGGCTGGCGTTTACCCGCAACCGGCTGCTGATGGACAGCCTGCTGGCGACCGAAGGCAAGGCCGCGACCACCGACGAGGCGATGAAGAAGGTCTATGACGACGCCTCCAGGCAGATCACCGGCGAACAGGAAGTTCACGCCCGCCATATCCTGGTCGAGACCGAGGACGAGGCCAAGGCGGTCGAGGACGAGCTCAAGAAGGGCGCCGACTTTGCCGAACTCGCCAAGAAGAAATCCAAGGATCCCGGCGCCTCCGACGGCGGCGATCTCGGTTTCTTCACCAAGGATCAGATGGTGCCGGAATTCTCCGCGGTCGCCTTCTCGCTCGAGCCCGGCAAGATCTCCGATCCGGTGAAGACGCAGTTCGGCTGGCACATCATCAAGGTCGAGGAGAAGCGCAACCGCAAGGCGCCCGATTTCGAACAGGTCAAGAGCCAGATCGAGACCTATGTGACGCGCAAGGCGCAGGCGGATTACGTGGCCAAGCTGCGTGAAACCGCCAAGGTCGAGCGGATGGACCAGCCCGAGGACACCGCGGCGAAGACCGACCCCAAGCCGGATCCCACCAAGGACGCCGCCAAGCCCGCCGATTCCAAGATGGCGCCGGCGAAGAAGTAAGGCGAATTCCGCGCTGTATTCCTTCTCCCCGTTTGCGGGGAGAAGGTCGCGAGCATCTTGCGAGCCGGATGAGGGGCTCACTCCCCGGGCTCCCGGCAAGCGGCAGCACCCTCTCACCCGACTTTCCCGCTTCGCGCGAAAGTCGACCTCTCCCCGCGCGCGGGGAGAGGTGATACAGAGCGCTTCCCTTGCTCTAAGCCGGAAGCCCTCATGACCACCGCCGTCTCCCCGCTCGCCCCGACCGACGTTCCCGACATGCCCGCGATCGAGGGCGTGAAGCTTGCCACGGCGGCGGCGGGGATCCGCTACAAGGGCCGCACCGACGTGCTGCTCGCGGTGATGGACAAGGGGACGACGGTTGCCGGCGTGTTCACCCGGTCGAAGTGCCCGTCGGCGCCGGTGGAATGGTGCCGCGCCAAGCTCCCTGTCGGCAACGCCCGCGCGCTGGTGGTGAATTCCGGCAACGCCAATGCCTTCACCGGCAAGACCGGCCGGCAGGCCACCGCGCTGACGGCCTCGATCGCCGCCAAGGCCCTCGGCTGCAGCCCCAACGATGTGTTTCTCGCCTCCACCGGCGTGATCGGCGAGCCGCTCGACGCCACCAAATTCAACGGCGTGCTCGGCACGCTGGCCGAACAGGCCGTGCCGGGCGAATGGCTGAATGCCGCCAAGGCCATCATGACCACCGACACCTTTGCCAAGGTCGCGACCGCGACCGTGAAGCTCGGCAAGGCCAGGGTCACGATCAACGGCATGGCCAAGGGCGCCGGCATGATCGCGCCCGACATGGCGACCATGCTGGCGTTCGTGTTCACGGATGCGCCGATCACGGCCGGCGCGCTGCAATCGCTGCTCAAGAGCGGCGTCGAGGACACTTTCAATGCCGTCACCATCGACGGCGACACCTCGACGTCTGATACCTTGCTGGCATTCGCCACCGGCGCGGCGGCCGCCCACGGCGCGCCGAAAATCAGCCGCGCGGGCGATCCGCGCCTGAAGGCCTTTACCAAGGCCTTCCGCGCCGTGCTGGCCGATCTCGCCGAACAGGTGGCGCGCGACGGCGAAGGCGCGCGCAAGCTGGTCGAAATCATCGTCGATGGTGCGACGACGAAAGCCTCGGCGCGCAAAATCGCGATGTCGGTGGCGAATTCCCCGCTGGTGAAGACCGCGATCGCCGGCGAGGACGCCAATTGGGGCCGCGTGGTGATGGCGGTCGGCAAGGCCGGCGAGCCCGCCAACCGCGACAAGCTGTCGATCTCGTTCAACGGCATCCGCGTCGCCAAAAGCGGCGCGCGCGATCCGTCCTATGACGAGGCGGAAGTCTCGGCGGCGATGAAGCATCCGAAGATCCAGATCAAGGTTGCGCTCGGCCTCGGCAAGGGCCGCGACCGCGTACTGACCTGCGACCTCACCAAGGAATACGTCGCGATCAACGGCGACTACCGGTCGTGAGCCAGACATCCGTCCGCGTCGTCCTGGTGGTCGCCTGCGCGCTGGTCGACGTCGACAAGCGCGTGCTGATCGCGCAGCGCCCAGAAGGAAAGGCGATGGCGGGCCTGTGGGAATTTCCCGGCGGCAAGGTCGAGCCCGGCGAGCGGCCGGAAGCGACGCTGATCCGCGAGCTGCACGAGGAAATCGGCATCACCGTGAGCGAAGCCTGCCTCGCTCCGCTGACCTTCGCCAGCCACGCCTATGATGATTTTCATCTGCTGATGCCGCTCTACATCTGCCGGCGCTGGGACGGCGATGTGATCGCGCGCGAGGGCCAGCAACTCGCCTGGGTCCGCGCCAACAGACTGCGCGACTACCCGATGCCGCCGGCCGACATTCCGCTGATCCCGCATTTGATTGATCTGCTGATGTGACAATCCTCATCCTAAGGAGCGGCCACTTGGCCGCGTCTCGAAGGATGGCCGCGAGTCCCTACGTTGCATCCATCCTTCGAGACGCTTGCTTCGCAAGCTCCTCAGGATGAGGTCCGAAGCCTTCACAGGCTCTAAGGAGGCGCGAGGCGCGGTCTCTCCCGTCATTGCGAGCGGAGCGAAGCAATCCATAGCGGCAAGAAAGAAAGAGTGGATTGCTCGTCGCTTCGCTCCTCGCAATGACGGCAAATACAGACACACCTTCGCGATCTCGCGGCGCGTTGCGCCCGAGGTTTGCAAATTAATCTCCGCCCTTTCAATCAGAGGGCGTGGGGAATGCCGGGCGCCCGATGCACCCGCAGCCTCGTGTGCGCTATGGGTAGTAAGTATGCACACGAGTATTCACAGCGAGCCATCGGAAAACACCCGACATTCCCGCACGCAATGGTTTACGGCTTATACCGTGCTCTCCCCGGTGATCGGCTTTCTTGCCACCGTCGCTTGCCAAAGATTTGCAAACTTGATGCCGGCGTCGAGGCATCAGGACCACACGACTTCGCCGTCCGCGTTGGCAACGCCCGTCAAGCGCGCCGCCGCGTCCACCGCACCCCGCCCCGCGTTCGTGACGTTCGCGAAACGCCCCTCTGAGTGGAACAGGATGGCGATGGATATAGAGGTGATTTGGGTCGGGGGTCAAGCAATGCTTCTGAAAATCAGAAGTGAGCCAAAATGCCGCGGGGCAGCTTATCGATAGACCGTGACCCCTCTTTTCCTTCTCCCCTTGTGGGAGAAGGTGGCGCGCGTTGGAGCGCACTTGCGCTCCTGAGCGCGCCGGATGAGGGGTTTCTATCCGCGGAGACAGACCCCTCACCCGTCCGCGATGCTGCGCATCGCGTCCACCCAAGAGCGAGCTTCGCTCGTCTCGGCTCCCACAAGGGGAGAAGGGAGAAGAGAACGCAGTCGTTCGCTGAAAAATCTACGCCGCCAGATCAGCGTGGCGCCTGGGGTCGATGACGCCGCTGGATCGGCGCAAGCATGCGCGAGCGCGGATGTGACGTGGCGCCGAACCGGCGCATCAGCGCTTCAGCCCCTTCACCGCTTCCGCCAAACCCGCTTTCGCCGAGCCCGGCTTGAGCGGCTGCTGCTGGCTTTCATGCGGCGCCCAGCCCGACAGCCAGAGCACGTCGAAGGTGGCGCGGATGCGGCCGTCGGAATCGGCGAAGCGTTCGCCGTAGAGCTGCGCCATCCGCAGCAACGTGGCGCGGCGGCTCAGTGTCCGCCGCCGCTCGACCAGGATATTGGTCGCGCCCATGCGCCGGAGATCGGCCATCAGCGCGAACGCGCTGTCGTAGCGCACCACGATGCGATCGACGTCGGTGACCGGCAACGCAAAGCCTGCGCGCTGCAAGAGCGCGCCGACGTCGCGCAGATCGGCGAACGGCGCCACGCGCGGCGAGACCCCGCCTTCGCATTCGGCTTCCGCCGCCGCGAAGCTTTGCCGCAGCTCGGTCAGCGTATCGCCGCCGAGCATCGCCGCCAGCAACAGCCCGTCGGGTTTCAGCGCGCGGCGGATTTGTGCGAGCGCGCCCGGCAGGTCGTTGACGAACTGCAAGGCGAGCGCGGAAACCACGAGGTCGAGCGATTGCGACTGCAGCGGCAACGGCTCGGATTCCATGTCCGGCAAATCGACATGCGTCATTTGATCCGCGCGGCCGGCCAGCGCGTCGCAGACCTGATCGCAGGGCGTACCGACATCGGCCGCATGTTTGAATTCCCGCAACACCGCGTGCAGCCGTTCCGCCATGTCGTCGGCGACGCGATCGAGCAGAAACGTCGCAGGACCAAATCGCAACGCCCGTAACTGCCGCGCCCGCAGCAGCGCGCGGTCGAACAGGACAGGCGCGGTGGTCGGGTTCGGGGCCATGCGGCGTGGTACGCCGATCCCCCCGTTTCTGGCAATCCGGTGTTCCCAGGCGCCGTGCGGCGACCGCGCCATTACGCCGATACCCCCTTTAACTTCGATTCCAAATGTATCCAAATAGACTCTAAAAAGGTACTTTTCAGTACACCCGTTAAGGGCTAGCTTTTTGGCATGGCCACTGAAAAAGCCGAAACCGACCGGGTTCCGATAACGTTGGCGCTCTCCACCATCACCTATCTCGAAAAGCTGGTGAGACAGGGCACCCACGGCACCAGCGTTCCCGGCGTCGCAAGGACCCTGATCGAGGAAGGCATCCGGCTCGCCATCAAGGACGGGCTGCTTGCGATCCGCGACAACGGCAAGACGCCATAAGGGGAACCCACGGGGCGCGGCGGTTCGGAGACAGTGAGGCCACAAGGATCCGGCGTGAGGACTCGTAGCTTGGGAGACCATCAACATGCCCGCCATCGAACGTACCTGGACGGCCGAACGCATCGAACTCCTGAAAAGCCGCTTTGAAGCCGGGCTGTCCTGCCGAGAAATTGCCGGCGAGATCGGGGTCAGCCGCAACGCCGTCATCGGCAAGCTCTCCCGGCTCAGTCTGGTGAGCGAAAAAAGCGGCGATGCACCGCAGTCGACGCGAAAGGATGCCGCTCGCGGACCCCGCCGGAAATCGGTGCCGAGGCTGCAACATCAGATGCTCGAGGCGTTATACGGCGAGCCGCAGCCCGAGGCCGACGACGCGCCGATCCACAACGGACATTGCTGCTCGCTGCTCGAGTTGACCACGGAGAGATGCCGCTGGCCGATCGGCACCCCCGGCGCCGCGGATTTCTGTTTTTGCGGCAATATGCCGATCGAAGGCCTGCCCTATTGCGCCGGCCACAGCCGGCTCGCCTACCAGCCGGGCTCTCGCCAGCGCGTCACGCGGAGGTGAGGGTGAATAGGCGCGCGGCCTTATAGGAGTACAGAATAAACTAAGGTGTCATTCCGGAGCGCGAGTGAAACGAGCGAACCTCAGATGTGCAATTGCACATCGGGGAATCCTTGGATTCCGGGTCTGGTCCTTTGGACCATCCCGGAATGACAAAATCAATGACGCGTTGTGCAGCATCCGGAGCAGGCCGTCGTGTTTGTCGCTTGAGAGTCGACAAAACCGACGCTAGCCTCCCCCCATGGACGCAGAGGCATCACCGTCCCGTTCCATCTCCGGCCACCTGCGCGGCGCGCTGGGCGCGTGCCGCAGCGCGTGGCGGCACACCGCGCGGCTCGCGCTCGACATTGCGCTGCCGACGTTGTGCGTCGCCTGCCGCGAGCCGGTCCATGGCGAGGGCGTCTGCGCGACATGCTGGGCCAAATTGTCGTTCATCGCGCCGCCCTATTGTCCGCGGCTCGGCATTCCCTTCGTCTACGATCCCGGCCCGGACCTGTTGTCGATGGAAGCCATCGCCAATCCGCCGGCCTATGCGCGCGCCCGGGCCGCGGTGCGTTATGACGACGTCGCGCGAACGCTGGTGCATGCGCTGAAATACCAGGACCGCACTGATTTGGCGCCCGCGATGGGCCGCTGGATGGCGCGGGCCGGGCGCGAACTGCTGGAGGGGGCCGACGCGCTGGTGCCGGTGCCGCTGCACTGGCGGCGCGGCTGGAGCCGGAGGTACAACCAGTCGGGCGCACTCGCCCGCGTCATCGAACGGCAGAGCGGCGTCAAGGTGGCGTCGGAAGCGCTGCGGCGCGTGCGGCCGACCCAGCAGCAGATCGGCCTGTCCCGGCCGCAGCGCGCCACCAATGTGCAGGGCGCGTTCAAGGTCGCCGGCCACCGGCAATCCGATATTCAGGGCCGCCGCGTGATCCTGATCGACGATGTCCTGACCTCCGGCGCCACGGTCGACGCCTGCGCACGGGCGCTGCTCCGCGCCAAGGCCGCTTCCGTCGACGTGCTGGTATTCGCCCGGGTTGTGGACACCCACAAAGCTCCCATATAACTGGGTATTCTTCCCCAAAGCCGAGCGCGACATGACTGCCGCCATCACCGCTGCCATCGAAATCTACACCCGTCCGGGCTGCGGCTATTGCAGCGCCGCCAAGTCGCTGCTGACGCGCAAAAAAGCCGCGTTCACCGAACACGATCTCGCCGCCGACCCGACGCTTCGCCAGAAAATGTGGGACCGCGCCGGCGCCGGCTCGACCTTTCCGCAGATTTTCATCGGCGAGACCCATGTCGGCGGCTGCGACGAGCTTTTCGCGCTGGACCGCGAGGGCAAACTCGATTCGATGCTGACGGGTGAAAAGGCCATTTCATGAGCGCTGACCTCAGCTTTACCGCCGCGATGGTGCAGATGCGCACCGGGCTCTTGCCCGAGGCGAGCCTCGAGCAGGGGACCAGGCTGATTCGGCAAGCCGCCGCCGAGGGCGCCGATTATGTGCAGACCCCCGAGGTCAGCAACATGATGCAGGTGAACCGCAAGGCGCTGTTCGAACATCTCGCCGCCGAGGAAGACGACCTTTCGCTGAAAGCCTATCGCGCGCTGGCGGCGGAACTGAAAATCCATCTCCATGTCGGCTCGCTGGCGCTGCGCGCGACGCCGGAGCGGGCGGTCAACCGGTCGTTCCTGATCGGACCTGACGGCACCCTGATCGCGAGCTACGACAAGATCCACATGTTCGATATCGACCTGCCCGGCGGCGAGAGCTATCGCGAATCCGCCAATTATCAGCCGGGCGAAACCGCCGTGATCTCGGACCTGCCCTGGGGCCGGATCGGGCTGACGATCTGCTACGACGTGCGGTTTCCGGCACTGTACCGCGCGCTGGCCGAAAGCGGCGCCGCGTTCCTCACCGTGCCCTCCGCCTTCACCCGGAAAACGGGCGAAGCGCACTGGCATACGCTGCTGCGCGCCCGCGCCATCGAGAACGGCTGCTTCGTGTTCGCGGCGGCGCAGACCGGGCTGCATGAGAACAAGCGCGAGACCTACGGCCATTCGCTGATCGTCGCGCCCTGGGGCGAGGTGCTGGCCGAGGGCGGCGTCGAGCCCGGCGTTTTCATGGCGAAGATCGATCCCGCAAAAGTCGAGACCGCGCGCAAAGCCGTGCCGTCGCTGCAGCATGGAAGGCGTTTCAGCGTCACCGATCCCAAGGCCGGTCCCGAGCATCTGCACCTGGTGCGGGGATCGGCATGATCCATTACAACCTGCGCTGCGAACGCGGCCATTTGTTCGAAAGCTGGTTTCAAAGCTCGTCCGCCTATGAATCGCAGGAAAAGCGCAAGCTGGTGAGCTGCCCGGCCTGCGGCTCGACCGAGGTCGAGCGGGCCATCATGGCCCCGCAGATCGTGAGCAAGCGGGGCCGCGACAGCGCGGCACCGGCGCCGGCGCCTGCCGCCGGCACGGAAGTCACCGCACCCGCATCCACGCCCCTGATGATGGCGCAGGAGCGCGAGCTGCGCGCCAAGATCAAGGAGCTGCGCGATCACATCGTCAAGAACGCGGATAATGTCGGCGAGCGCTTTCCCAACGAAGCCCGCAAGATGCACTACGGCGACATCGAGCACCGCCCGATCTACGGTGAGGCCTCGCCGGAGGAAGCGCGCTCCCTGATCGAGGAAGGCGTCGAAGTCTCGCCGCTGCCGGTGCTGCCGGACGACCGGAATTGACGCGTAGCGTCATTCCGGGGCGATGCGAAGCATCGAACCCGGAATCTCGAGATTCCCCGATGTGCAATTGCACATCTGAGGTTCGCTCGTTACACTCGCGCCCCGGAATGACCGTGTGAATTACACCGCGACCAACAGCGCGACTCCGATTTCCTCATGATGAGGAGCGCGGCTTCGCGCGTCTCGAACCATGAGAGCCCCCATCTCGTCCTTCGAGACATTGACGCGTAGCGTCATTCCGGGATGGTCCGAAGGACCAGACCCGGAATCTCGAGATTCCGGGTTCGCTCGTTTCACTCGCGCCCCGGAATGACCGCGTGAGTTACACCGCGACCAATAGCGCGACGCCGACCACGATCAGGGCGATGCCGGACAGTTCGCGCGCCGACAGCGGCTGCTTGAACGAATAATACGCCACGGCTTGCGCGAACAGGACCTCGACCAGCGCCAGGGTGCGCACATTGGCGGCCGCCGTCAGCGCGAACGCCAGGAACCAGAACTGCGAGGCGAATGCGCCCATGAAGCCCGCGAATAGCGACGGTTTCCACATGCCCAGCATCGCCGTGAGCACCTTGGGCGCGCGCGCCAGCAGGTAGATGGTCAGCACCAGCGTCTGCAAGAACAGGCCGAACACCAGCGTGTAGGACGCGGCGGTCACGAACGACACGCCTGATACGGTGATGATGGCGCCGCGAAAGCCGATTGCCGACAGCGCGAATGCCGCGGCGGCGACCAGGCCGATGATGGTCGGCTTCAGGTCGGCGAAATTCTTTTCCCCGCCCGGCCGCAGCGCGGTGACGATCACGCCGATGGTCGCGATCAGGATCGCGATCACCTTCAGCATGGTCAGATGATCGCCGAGAAAGACAAAGCCGAAGATCGCGGTCTGGATCGCCTCGGTCTTCAGGTACGCCGTGGTCACCACGAACGAACGGTCGTTCATGGCCAGCAGCATTAGCCCGGTGGCGATGATCTGGCTGAGCGCGCCGAGCAACAGCCACGGCCAGAATGCCG is part of the Bradyrhizobium erythrophlei genome and encodes:
- the secA gene encoding preprotein translocase subunit SecA, whose translation is MIGALARKFFGSANDRRVKGYQSRVDAINALEPEVAALSDEALKARTAEFRAQLAGGKTLDDILVPAFATVREAAKRTLGQRHFDVQLIGGMVLHEGDIAEMKTGEGKTLVATLAVYLNALAGKGVHVVTVNDYLARRDSEWMGQIYNFLGLTVGVIVHGLDDAERKQSYARDITYGTNNEYGFDYLRDNMKYRLEDMVQRGHFYAIVDEVDSILIDEARTPLIISGPLDDRSEFYNTIDTFFPKLDKSDYEVDEKQRTVTLTEAGMEKIETLLRDAGQLKGDSLYDVENVSVVHHINQALRAHSLFQRDKDYIVRDDEVIIIDEFTGRMMQGRRYSEGLHQALEAKEHVQVQPENQTLASITFQNYFRMYEKLSGMTGTALTEADELFDIYKLEVVEIPTNVPVARLDEDDEVYRTQTEKYGAILAEVERANVRLQPVLVGTASIEKSEVLAEYLKKHGYKQIDFGNENAMEKLYAAARAGKPAKLFAVLNARFHEQEAYIVAEAGVPGAITIATNMAGRGTDIKLGGSLEMRIMHETAGITDEAEKAAKIERIKADVERFRDIVLKAEEVVEVEPAKGSKPAKTVTKPGGLYIIGSERHESRRIDNQLRGRSGRQGDPGRSKFFLSLEDDLMRIFGSDRLDSMLTRLGLKEGEAIIHPWINKALEKAQQKVEARNFDIRKNLLKFDNVQNDQRKVIFDQRVDLMKDESVAETVADMRRAFVEDVVTKHVPEHAYAEQWDVAGLKEELKRVLDIDLPVDEWAKEEGIADEELLSRIEQRVDEHMAAKVAQWGPEVMRYVEKTILLQTLDHLWREHLVMLDHLRQVIGLRGYGQRDPLQEYKSEAFSLFEAMIAHLREAVTAQLMRVEIVPPEEQQPVLPAMEAHKFDPNTGEDELAFANASLVPAATANRDPKNPATWGKVGRNEDCPCGSGKKYKHCHGKYA
- a CDS encoding peptidylprolyl isomerase, yielding MTSSSSETKFGVRLGLASAAVTGALAVVLLAGLPVRADDANPVLAKVNGSEIRQSDVALAEEELGPSLAQMDPATKKDNVLSFLIDMKIVSKAAEDKKVENNEDFKKRLAFTRNRLLMDSLLATEGKAATTDEAMKKVYDDASRQITGEQEVHARHILVETEDEAKAVEDELKKGADFAELAKKKSKDPGASDGGDLGFFTKDQMVPEFSAVAFSLEPGKISDPVKTQFGWHIIKVEEKRNRKAPDFEQVKSQIETYVTRKAQADYVAKLRETAKVERMDQPEDTAAKTDPKPDPTKDAAKPADSKMAPAKK
- the argJ gene encoding bifunctional glutamate N-acetyltransferase/amino-acid acetyltransferase ArgJ yields the protein MTTAVSPLAPTDVPDMPAIEGVKLATAAAGIRYKGRTDVLLAVMDKGTTVAGVFTRSKCPSAPVEWCRAKLPVGNARALVVNSGNANAFTGKTGRQATALTASIAAKALGCSPNDVFLASTGVIGEPLDATKFNGVLGTLAEQAVPGEWLNAAKAIMTTDTFAKVATATVKLGKARVTINGMAKGAGMIAPDMATMLAFVFTDAPITAGALQSLLKSGVEDTFNAVTIDGDTSTSDTLLAFATGAAAAHGAPKISRAGDPRLKAFTKAFRAVLADLAEQVARDGEGARKLVEIIVDGATTKASARKIAMSVANSPLVKTAIAGEDANWGRVVMAVGKAGEPANRDKLSISFNGIRVAKSGARDPSYDEAEVSAAMKHPKIQIKVALGLGKGRDRVLTCDLTKEYVAINGDYRS
- the mutT gene encoding 8-oxo-dGTP diphosphatase MutT, encoding MSQTSVRVVLVVACALVDVDKRVLIAQRPEGKAMAGLWEFPGGKVEPGERPEATLIRELHEEIGITVSEACLAPLTFASHAYDDFHLLMPLYICRRWDGDVIAREGQQLAWVRANRLRDYPMPPADIPLIPHLIDLLM
- a CDS encoding methyltransferase domain-containing protein, whose protein sequence is MAPNPTTAPVLFDRALLRARQLRALRFGPATFLLDRVADDMAERLHAVLREFKHAADVGTPCDQVCDALAGRADQMTHVDLPDMESEPLPLQSQSLDLVVSALALQFVNDLPGALAQIRRALKPDGLLLAAMLGGDTLTELRQSFAAAEAECEGGVSPRVAPFADLRDVGALLQRAGFALPVTDVDRIVVRYDSAFALMADLRRMGATNILVERRRTLSRRATLLRMAQLYGERFADSDGRIRATFDVLWLSGWAPHESQQQPLKPGSAKAGLAEAVKGLKR
- a CDS encoding GcrA family cell cycle regulator, giving the protein MPAIERTWTAERIELLKSRFEAGLSCREIAGEIGVSRNAVIGKLSRLSLVSEKSGDAPQSTRKDAARGPRRKSVPRLQHQMLEALYGEPQPEADDAPIHNGHCCSLLELTTERCRWPIGTPGAADFCFCGNMPIEGLPYCAGHSRLAYQPGSRQRVTRR
- a CDS encoding ComF family protein, coding for MDAEASPSRSISGHLRGALGACRSAWRHTARLALDIALPTLCVACREPVHGEGVCATCWAKLSFIAPPYCPRLGIPFVYDPGPDLLSMEAIANPPAYARARAAVRYDDVARTLVHALKYQDRTDLAPAMGRWMARAGRELLEGADALVPVPLHWRRGWSRRYNQSGALARVIERQSGVKVASEALRRVRPTQQQIGLSRPQRATNVQGAFKVAGHRQSDIQGRRVILIDDVLTSGATVDACARALLRAKAASVDVLVFARVVDTHKAPI
- the grxC gene encoding glutaredoxin 3; the encoded protein is MTAAIEIYTRPGCGYCSAAKSLLTRKKAAFTEHDLAADPTLRQKMWDRAGAGSTFPQIFIGETHVGGCDELFALDREGKLDSMLTGEKAIS
- a CDS encoding carbon-nitrogen hydrolase family protein, which codes for MSADLSFTAAMVQMRTGLLPEASLEQGTRLIRQAAAEGADYVQTPEVSNMMQVNRKALFEHLAAEEDDLSLKAYRALAAELKIHLHVGSLALRATPERAVNRSFLIGPDGTLIASYDKIHMFDIDLPGGESYRESANYQPGETAVISDLPWGRIGLTICYDVRFPALYRALAESGAAFLTVPSAFTRKTGEAHWHTLLRARAIENGCFVFAAAQTGLHENKRETYGHSLIVAPWGEVLAEGGVEPGVFMAKIDPAKVETARKAVPSLQHGRRFSVTDPKAGPEHLHLVRGSA
- a CDS encoding DUF1178 family protein, with the protein product MIHYNLRCERGHLFESWFQSSSAYESQEKRKLVSCPACGSTEVERAIMAPQIVSKRGRDSAAPAPAPAAGTEVTAPASTPLMMAQERELRAKIKELRDHIVKNADNVGERFPNEARKMHYGDIEHRPIYGEASPEEARSLIEEGVEVSPLPVLPDDRN
- a CDS encoding EamA family transporter; translation: MFSITTLWIPFTITAALGQVARNAMQRQLTGPLGTWGATNIRFLFGFPFSIAFFAVVMVATGDHLPWPTAAFWPWLLLGALSQIIATGLMLLAMNDRSFVVTTAYLKTEAIQTAIFGFVFLGDHLTMLKVIAILIATIGVIVTALRPGGEKNFADLKPTIIGLVAAAAFALSAIGFRGAIITVSGVSFVTAASYTLVFGLFLQTLVLTIYLLARAPKVLTAMLGMWKPSLFAGFMGAFASQFWFLAFALTAAANVRTLALVEVLFAQAVAYYSFKQPLSARELSGIALIVVGVALLVAV